Proteins encoded within one genomic window of Candidatus Zixiibacteriota bacterium:
- the cobA gene encoding uroporphyrinogen-III C-methyltransferase gives MTAEQNDVGKVYLVGAGPGDPELISVRGQRLLESADTVVYDNLIPPELIISLPPETALIYVGKKASDHALPQDEINALLVQLAREGKTVVRLKGADPLIFGRGGEEAAYLKQHGIVYEIIPGITAAIGAAACTGIPCTDRTRASLVTFATGHKAKDKDVSSVPWDDLARLKNGTLVIYMGVGEVAGIVSQLIDGGMSPDRPAAIIERGTLPTQRRVIGTLGTLPDLVQQESIRPPALFMIGETVELHSTLDWYGGKALSGLRVMVLRPADQAGSVYHELRELGAEVLPYPTIATREVVDDNAWSKIKRLSGSHRWLLFTSENGVRYFMRQLAEKVGDVRHLAAYRIAAVGYGTARALREHALTADFIPTKATVARLASELCETYSLAGAEVVRVQGNLSDNTVYDTLTAAGASVLPLEVYHTYHPEWPDEYRNRLFDFPPDVILFSSGSTAEGLVQKFSVGELARLTEKAVLVSIGPSTSAMIESYGLKVTVEAAEHSLPGVIEALVSYFTKEKQG, from the coding sequence ATGACCGCCGAACAGAACGATGTCGGAAAAGTGTATCTCGTGGGCGCCGGTCCGGGTGATCCGGAGCTTATCTCCGTACGCGGTCAGCGCCTGTTGGAGTCGGCCGACACCGTGGTCTACGACAATCTGATCCCGCCGGAGTTAATTATTTCTCTGCCACCCGAAACGGCGTTGATCTATGTCGGCAAGAAGGCCTCCGACCACGCCCTTCCTCAGGATGAAATAAACGCTCTCCTGGTTCAGCTTGCCCGTGAAGGCAAAACGGTCGTACGGCTCAAAGGCGCCGATCCGCTGATCTTCGGGCGCGGTGGGGAAGAGGCCGCTTATCTTAAGCAACACGGAATCGTTTACGAAATTATTCCCGGTATTACTGCCGCCATCGGGGCCGCAGCCTGCACCGGCATCCCCTGTACCGATCGCACGCGTGCCTCGCTGGTAACTTTCGCTACCGGCCATAAGGCTAAAGACAAGGATGTTTCTTCCGTACCGTGGGATGACCTCGCCCGCCTGAAAAACGGCACGCTCGTGATTTACATGGGCGTCGGCGAAGTGGCCGGGATCGTGAGTCAGCTTATTGACGGCGGCATGTCGCCTGATCGCCCCGCCGCGATTATTGAACGCGGAACGCTGCCGACCCAGCGTCGTGTAATCGGAACGCTGGGAACGCTGCCGGATCTGGTTCAACAAGAATCCATTCGACCTCCCGCGTTGTTCATGATCGGTGAGACCGTGGAGCTTCACAGCACCCTGGACTGGTACGGCGGCAAAGCTCTTTCGGGCTTGCGTGTAATGGTGCTGCGCCCGGCCGATCAGGCCGGTTCGGTTTATCATGAGTTGCGTGAACTAGGCGCGGAAGTCCTTCCGTATCCGACTATTGCCACTCGTGAGGTGGTCGATGACAACGCCTGGAGCAAAATAAAACGTCTCTCCGGATCGCATCGCTGGCTGTTGTTCACGAGTGAAAACGGCGTTCGCTATTTCATGCGTCAACTGGCTGAGAAGGTCGGCGATGTCCGCCACCTGGCAGCTTACCGCATCGCCGCGGTCGGTTACGGCACGGCTCGTGCCTTGCGCGAACATGCTCTTACTGCCGATTTCATTCCGACCAAAGCTACCGTCGCGCGACTGGCGTCGGAGTTATGCGAGACCTATTCCCTGGCCGGCGCCGAGGTCGTACGGGTGCAGGGGAATCTTTCTGATAATACCGTTTACGACACCTTGACCGCGGCCGGTGCTTCGGTGTTGCCGCTCGAGGTTTACCATACATATCATCCGGAATGGCCCGATGAATATCGTAACCGCTTGTTTGACTTCCCGCCCGATGTGATTCTGTTCTCCTCCGGCTCGACGGCCGAAGGGCTCGTTCAGAAATTCTCTGTCGGCGAGCTAGCTCGACTGACTGAGAAAGCTGTTCTTGTCTCGATCGGACCGTCAACCTCGGCCATGATCGAATCGTACGGTCTCAAGGTTACGGTCGAGGCGGCCGAACATTCATTACCGGGTGTCATTGAGGCTTTAGTCAGCTACTTTACCAAAGAGAAGCAGGGATAA
- a CDS encoding bifunctional precorrin-2 dehydrogenase/sirohydrochlorin ferrochelatase, with product MNEYLPVGLSLKRRKCLVVGGGKVALRKINTLLEFESTITVIAPEVVEKIEYYHSRKKVTLEKRPYQAGDVKGFGLVISSADDQAVNKQVYEEAIAAGVPVNVVDQPELCDVIMPAVTRRGPLTVAISTDGKAPYLSGYLRLIMDDIFPDRWTRIAKYAVQFREMIHADGPDDQEARLKCFGMFLNADWKDLLKENPKDEQVQEILRDWLKAGD from the coding sequence ATGAACGAATACCTCCCGGTGGGGCTCTCGCTCAAGAGGCGCAAGTGTCTTGTCGTCGGCGGCGGCAAAGTGGCCCTGCGGAAGATCAACACGCTCCTCGAATTCGAGAGCACTATCACCGTCATTGCGCCGGAGGTGGTCGAGAAAATCGAATACTACCATTCGCGCAAGAAGGTAACGCTGGAAAAGCGTCCGTATCAGGCCGGCGACGTAAAAGGATTCGGCCTGGTGATTTCATCGGCTGACGACCAGGCGGTCAACAAGCAGGTGTACGAGGAAGCGATCGCTGCCGGGGTGCCGGTCAACGTGGTCGACCAGCCGGAGTTGTGCGATGTCATCATGCCGGCCGTAACCCGGCGCGGGCCGTTAACCGTGGCGATCTCGACCGACGGCAAAGCACCCTACCTTTCCGGTTATCTGCGTTTGATTATGGACGACATATTCCCGGACCGTTGGACCCGTATCGCTAAATATGCCGTTCAGTTTCGCGAAATGATACACGCCGATGGACCTGACGATCAGGAAGCCCGGCTGAAATGTTTCGGCATGTTTCTCAACGCCGACTGGAAAGACCTTTTGAAAGAGAATCCTAAGGATGAACAGGTTCAGGAGATTCTTCGCGACTGGCTCAAGGCCGGTGACTGA
- the hemC gene encoding hydroxymethylbilane synthase, with protein sequence MPRRIKIGTRASRLALVQSSIVSELLTEALGDVTIELVKVISKGDRDRTTALSQMPEPGVFTRQLEADLFEGRFDLVVHSAKDLPSVMPEGLVTAAVPPRAPVEDALVANSGTTFAYLPEGAVIGTGSPRRAAQLLHVRPDLRIKEIRGNVETRLAKLDDGQYDALIMARAGLTRLGLTERIADLFDLSTFLPAGGQGFLLVQARADNGIILRDAALIDDPEARVCLAVERNLLSELNAGCAAAVGCHARFENDRLLLDAVVLDKSGKTRLHAFAEAESGQTEQNLARQVAADLIEQGARELMER encoded by the coding sequence ATGCCGCGCCGGATTAAAATCGGTACCCGGGCCAGCCGTCTCGCCCTGGTTCAGTCAAGTATCGTCAGTGAGCTTCTGACTGAGGCGTTGGGAGATGTTACGATCGAGCTGGTTAAGGTGATCTCGAAAGGAGACCGGGATCGCACCACCGCGCTCTCGCAGATGCCGGAGCCGGGAGTGTTTACGCGTCAACTTGAGGCTGACTTGTTCGAGGGGCGTTTTGATCTCGTTGTCCATAGCGCCAAGGATCTCCCTTCGGTTATGCCTGAAGGACTTGTGACGGCTGCTGTTCCGCCGCGAGCACCCGTGGAAGATGCCCTGGTCGCCAATTCAGGAACGACCTTCGCATATCTTCCTGAGGGCGCCGTGATCGGTACCGGTTCACCGCGCCGCGCCGCGCAATTGTTGCATGTTCGCCCCGATTTACGGATCAAGGAGATTCGCGGCAATGTCGAAACCCGGCTCGCCAAACTCGATGACGGCCAATACGATGCCTTAATCATGGCCCGAGCCGGACTGACTCGACTCGGTTTGACCGAGCGCATTGCCGACTTGTTCGATTTATCGACCTTTCTTCCGGCCGGCGGCCAGGGATTTCTGCTGGTTCAGGCGCGAGCCGACAACGGCATCATCCTTCGCGATGCCGCCCTCATCGACGACCCCGAAGCCCGTGTTTGTCTCGCTGTCGAACGCAATCTACTATCCGAATTGAATGCCGGTTGTGCCGCTGCCGTCGGATGCCATGCCCGTTTCGAGAACGACCGGCTTTTGCTCGATGCCGTCGTACTTGACAAATCAGGCAAAACCAGACTTCATGCCTTTGCCGAGGCGGAATCCGGACAAACCGAGCAGAACCTCGCCCGGCAAGTGGCTGCGGACCTGATCGAACAGGGGGCCAGAGAGTTGATGGAACGATGA
- the hemL gene encoding glutamate-1-semialdehyde 2,1-aminomutase, producing the protein MPYNTDNSRKVFTASTELIPGGVNSPVRAFGSVGGSPFIADHGQGAWLFDIDGNRYVDYVMSWGPLILGHAHPSILQAVKNAVDKGTSFGVPTKAELELADLVSERMPWIQKLRLVSSGTEACMTAARIARGATGRKIIVKFDGGYHGHSDMFLVKAGSGLATGSLPASGGVPETVTQTTLSLPYNDLEAVRECFEKYGSEIAGVIVEPVAANMGVIPPQPEFLKLLRDLTKKHGAVLIFDEVITGFRLSPAGAAGYFRIIPDLVCLGKILGGGLPIGGVGGRLSLMDQLAPLGSVYQAGTLSGNPLSTAAGIAMLRNLNNQTVYEYLKHFSEKLTRQMAALFEQAGCNVRINLVEGLFTIFFTDEDVVDFASAGRSDMDKYARFHRAMLDSGVFLPPSGYEAWFVSLSHGEEHLEATLRGVEHFLESEK; encoded by the coding sequence ATGCCCTACAATACCGATAACTCCCGTAAAGTCTTCACCGCCTCGACCGAATTGATCCCCGGCGGGGTGAACAGTCCCGTGCGTGCTTTTGGTTCGGTCGGCGGCAGTCCGTTCATTGCCGACCACGGTCAGGGCGCCTGGCTGTTCGATATTGACGGCAACCGTTATGTCGACTATGTCATGTCCTGGGGGCCGTTGATTCTCGGTCATGCCCACCCGTCGATTCTCCAGGCAGTCAAGAATGCTGTCGATAAGGGGACATCGTTCGGAGTGCCGACCAAAGCCGAGTTGGAACTGGCCGATCTGGTTTCCGAACGCATGCCCTGGATTCAGAAGCTGCGGCTGGTGTCTTCGGGGACCGAAGCCTGCATGACGGCGGCCCGCATCGCTCGCGGCGCTACCGGCCGGAAAATTATCGTAAAATTCGACGGCGGTTATCACGGTCATTCCGACATGTTTCTGGTCAAGGCCGGGAGTGGATTGGCTACCGGCTCTTTGCCCGCGAGCGGCGGTGTGCCGGAAACCGTTACGCAAACCACTCTTTCGCTGCCGTACAATGATCTTGAAGCGGTGCGTGAGTGCTTTGAAAAATACGGGAGCGAGATCGCCGGGGTGATTGTCGAACCGGTGGCCGCCAACATGGGGGTTATCCCGCCGCAGCCGGAATTTCTCAAATTGCTGCGCGATCTGACCAAAAAACACGGCGCCGTCCTGATCTTCGACGAGGTCATTACCGGTTTCCGCCTGTCTCCCGCCGGAGCGGCCGGTTATTTCCGGATTATTCCGGACCTGGTCTGCCTGGGAAAAATTCTCGGCGGCGGTTTACCTATCGGCGGTGTGGGCGGCCGGTTGTCTCTGATGGACCAGTTGGCTCCGCTCGGATCGGTTTATCAGGCCGGGACTTTGTCCGGCAACCCGCTTTCAACCGCGGCCGGCATTGCCATGCTGCGCAACCTGAACAATCAGACCGTCTATGAGTATCTCAAGCATTTCTCGGAGAAGCTGACCAGGCAGATGGCCGCGCTGTTCGAGCAGGCCGGTTGCAACGTTCGGATCAATCTGGTCGAGGGGCTGTTTACGATCTTTTTCACCGATGAGGATGTTGTCGATTTTGCCTCGGCCGGGCGTTCCGATATGGACAAGTACGCCCGTTTCCATCGAGCCATGCTTGACTCCGGTGTTTTTCTGCCGCCTTCGGGCTATGAGGCCTGGTTCGTCTCGCTCTCGCACGGCGAAGAGCACCTTGAGGCGACACTCCGAGGCGTCGAACATTTCCTCGAGTCCGAGAAATAG
- the qmoC gene encoding quinone-interacting membrane-bound oxidoreductase complex subunit QmoC encodes MAERQTVQPDLDFIREIRAAGGDTLNKCYQCATCSTVCNLSPANQPFPRKEMIWAQWGMADKLVNDPDIWACFQCNDCTIHCPREARPGDVLAAVRTFAYRNFSFPSFMGKALAKPSALPVLLAIPAIILLACIFIFAPHTETGEYVFMTSNVIDYNFFLPHSSVDALFVFGNILIFIFAAVGFLRFWKGLKRPDDEIKVGFIPAFIQVFFETLSHKRFNMCETNKPRTIGHMLLLFGFIGAMFTTGAVFVFIFIPHYLNLLGLESLHSWFNLPIDLPNPVKILGVLSGVALMLGGILLIVRRWTSRDIVGANGYADYLFLYIMTIVGLTGMLSWVTRLIGIPMLAYVNYFIHMLSVFFLLWYMPYSKFAHMIYRTLGLVYARQIGRQPR; translated from the coding sequence ATGGCCGAGAGGCAAACAGTGCAGCCGGACTTGGATTTCATACGAGAAATCCGTGCGGCCGGCGGCGACACGCTCAACAAGTGTTACCAATGCGCTACTTGTTCCACTGTCTGCAATCTGTCACCGGCGAATCAGCCTTTCCCCCGCAAGGAGATGATCTGGGCGCAATGGGGAATGGCCGACAAGCTGGTTAATGATCCGGATATCTGGGCTTGTTTTCAATGCAATGACTGCACCATCCACTGCCCTCGTGAAGCCCGACCGGGTGATGTCCTGGCGGCGGTGCGGACATTCGCTTATCGCAACTTCTCGTTCCCGTCGTTCATGGGGAAAGCACTGGCTAAACCGTCGGCACTGCCGGTTCTCCTGGCGATTCCGGCGATTATCCTGCTGGCTTGTATTTTCATCTTCGCGCCGCATACGGAAACCGGCGAGTACGTGTTCATGACCAGCAATGTGATCGACTACAATTTCTTCCTGCCGCACAGCTCGGTCGATGCTTTGTTCGTATTCGGCAACATCCTTATCTTTATCTTTGCCGCGGTTGGTTTCCTGCGTTTCTGGAAAGGTCTCAAACGGCCTGATGATGAAATCAAGGTCGGTTTCATCCCGGCGTTCATTCAGGTGTTTTTCGAGACGCTGAGTCATAAGCGTTTCAACATGTGCGAGACCAACAAACCGCGCACAATCGGCCACATGCTGTTGCTTTTTGGATTTATCGGCGCCATGTTCACCACCGGGGCGGTTTTCGTTTTCATCTTTATTCCCCACTACCTCAACTTGCTGGGTCTGGAAAGCCTTCATTCCTGGTTCAATCTGCCGATTGATCTGCCCAATCCCGTCAAGATCCTCGGCGTCCTCAGCGGTGTAGCACTTATGCTGGGCGGTATTTTGCTGATCGTTCGTCGCTGGACCAGCCGTGATATTGTCGGCGCCAACGGTTATGCCGACTACCTGTTTTTGTATATAATGACCATCGTCGGTCTGACCGGGATGCTCTCCTGGGTCACCCGTCTGATAGGGATACCGATGCTGGCTTATGTAAATTATTTCATCCACATGCTGTCGGTCTTTTTCCTGCTGTGGTATATGCCCTATTCCAAATTCGCCCACATGATTTACCGGACGTTGGGATTGGTGTATGCGCGGCAGATCGGACGTCAGCCAAGGTAA
- the nrfD gene encoding polysulfide reductase NrfD, whose amino-acid sequence MLEKALIGDKKYWTWVIGLLVLIGIGVLFYIRQFNEGLGITGLGRDVTWGFYIAQFTFMVGVAASAVMVVLPYYLHNYKLFGKIVILGEFVAIPSVLVCMLFIFVDMGQPTRVLNVMLHPTPHSMMFWDMVSLMGYLLLNLIIGWTTLGAERKSIPPPKWVKPLIILSIPWAVSIHTVTAFLYSGLAARPFWMTAVLAPRFLASAFSAGPALLILFVMILRKLTRFDPGKEAIQNLGKIVTYAMCVNVFLVAMEFFTAYYSDIPEHLAHFHFMFGGIAENNWIGPWMYFSSILAIFSLLLLLVPKFRHSEPILAIACIAVFVSLWIDKGLALIVTGFVPSVLGHVPSYVPTVPELMISVAVYALGLLIVTLLYKVVLSVRGDVVQNRIKGEDVPVATKV is encoded by the coding sequence ATGTTAGAAAAAGCACTTATAGGAGACAAGAAATACTGGACCTGGGTAATCGGGCTGCTCGTACTTATAGGTATCGGTGTGCTCTTTTATATCCGCCAGTTTAACGAGGGTCTGGGTATCACCGGTCTCGGCCGCGACGTTACCTGGGGCTTCTATATCGCTCAGTTCACTTTCATGGTCGGGGTGGCTGCTTCGGCCGTGATGGTGGTGTTGCCTTACTACCTGCATAACTACAAACTGTTCGGCAAAATCGTCATTCTGGGAGAATTCGTAGCGATACCGTCGGTGCTGGTCTGTATGCTGTTCATCTTCGTCGATATGGGTCAGCCGACCCGTGTCTTGAACGTGATGCTGCATCCGACGCCGCATTCGATGATGTTCTGGGATATGGTTTCGCTCATGGGTTACCTGTTGTTGAACCTGATTATCGGCTGGACCACCCTCGGGGCGGAACGTAAATCCATCCCGCCGCCGAAATGGGTCAAGCCGCTGATCATTCTCTCGATCCCGTGGGCTGTCAGTATTCACACCGTGACCGCTTTCCTGTACTCCGGTCTGGCAGCTCGTCCGTTCTGGATGACCGCCGTGCTGGCTCCGCGCTTTCTGGCATCGGCGTTCTCGGCCGGTCCGGCGCTGCTGATCCTCTTCGTGATGATCCTGCGCAAACTGACCCGTTTCGATCCCGGCAAGGAAGCGATCCAGAACCTGGGTAAAATCGTTACCTACGCCATGTGCGTGAACGTCTTCCTGGTAGCGATGGAGTTTTTCACCGCTTACTACTCGGATATTCCCGAACATCTGGCGCATTTCCATTTCATGTTCGGTGGGATAGCGGAGAACAACTGGATCGGTCCCTGGATGTATTTCTCGTCGATCCTGGCGATCTTCTCGCTCCTGCTGTTGCTGGTGCCGAAATTCCGTCACAGCGAGCCGATCCTGGCCATTGCCTGTATCGCGGTTTTCGTTTCGCTCTGGATCGATAAGGGGCTGGCTTTGATCGTAACCGGTTTCGTGCCGTCGGTCCTGGGTCATGTCCCGTCGTATGTACCGACGGTTCCGGAGTTGATGATCTCCGTGGCTGTCTATGCGCTGGGCTTGCTGATCGTAACCCTTTTGTACAAAGTGGTGCTGTCGGTTCGCGGCGATGTAGTCCAAAACCGGATTAAGGGAGAAGACGTACCGGTCGCGACGAAAGTATGA
- the hemB gene encoding porphobilinogen synthase: protein MESPFHRPRRLRRTEAIRRLVRETRISPDNLVYPLFVSDLVTAPTPISSMPGISNLPVDRAADEARIAYDLGIPAVILFGTPTDKDATGSASLDDDGIVQRAVRAIKVRCPEILVITDVCLCEYTDHGHCGVVKNNEVDNDATLEILAEQALSHTRAGADIVAPSDMMDGRVAFIREALDDNGFSDRAIMAYSAKYCSAFYGPFREAVDSAPRFGDRKGYQMDPANWREALREIDLDVDEGADIVMIKPALSYLDVIHRARQEFEQPLAAYNVSGEYAMVKAAAGIGAVDEKKLVMEILTSIKRAGADIIITYHALDAARWLSE, encoded by the coding sequence ATGGAATCACCCTTCCACCGCCCCCGTCGTCTTCGTCGCACCGAGGCTATTCGTCGCCTCGTGCGGGAGACTCGAATCAGTCCGGATAATCTGGTTTATCCGCTCTTTGTCAGCGATCTGGTGACTGCTCCCACGCCGATCTCATCCATGCCGGGCATCAGTAATCTGCCGGTCGACCGCGCTGCCGATGAGGCTCGCATTGCCTATGATCTTGGCATCCCGGCGGTCATTCTGTTCGGGACGCCGACCGACAAAGACGCTACCGGTTCGGCATCGCTCGACGACGACGGTATTGTCCAGCGGGCGGTGCGTGCTATCAAAGTGCGCTGCCCGGAGATTCTGGTTATTACCGATGTCTGCCTTTGTGAATACACCGATCACGGCCATTGCGGTGTTGTCAAGAACAACGAGGTCGACAACGACGCCACCCTCGAAATTCTGGCCGAGCAAGCGCTCAGTCACACCCGGGCCGGCGCCGATATCGTAGCCCCGTCGGATATGATGGACGGCCGCGTGGCGTTTATCCGTGAGGCGCTCGACGACAACGGCTTCAGCGACCGCGCCATTATGGCCTATTCGGCCAAATACTGCTCCGCATTCTACGGACCGTTTCGCGAAGCGGTTGACTCCGCCCCTCGTTTCGGCGACCGCAAAGGCTACCAGATGGACCCGGCCAACTGGCGCGAGGCCTTGCGTGAGATCGACCTCGATGTGGACGAGGGGGCCGATATTGTCATGATCAAACCGGCGCTGTCTTATCTGGATGTGATCCATCGCGCCCGTCAGGAGTTCGAGCAGCCCCTGGCCGCTTACAACGTCTCGGGTGAATACGCGATGGTAAAAGCGGCGGCCGGTATCGGAGCGGTGGATGAGAAGAAACTGGTCATGGAAATCCTGACCTCGATCAAACGGGCCGGGGCGGATATCATTATTACTTATCATGCTCTCGATGCGGCCCGCTGGCTCTCTGAATAG
- the hemA gene encoding glutamyl-tRNA reductase: MTEWRLVLCGINHKTSTVEQREPLQIGPEDAAEALEKFGLIDGVVEAVIISTCNRVEFCFVGPRKRDPFDLLCQFYQEYRGIDIARLEECFYQRKGKHVARHLFRVCAGIDSMVLGENQIFGQVKEAYSSSCRVKMTGKILHRVFHQAFRVGKQVRTDTEMGRGACSVSSAAIELLRSGLDLSTRPTVLFIGVNRMISLAASSWRKLHHKKLVFANRTPEKAIDLAAKFKGSGHGLDELPALLREADIVFTSTGSEQPIVTRKMLNDLFTDMPDKQLTVMDIAIPRDVEVSGEFHPGLKLLDMEDVQAFVDQRQSERAAAIPNAEAIIAERLQEFAYWYDHIKHEFTYDSLSEKFEAIKDQELAPIFNLLPSQYHRAVREAAERMAHKMAQVKYRVSEQGENGKKGRS; encoded by the coding sequence ATGACGGAATGGCGCTTAGTTCTCTGCGGCATCAATCATAAGACCTCGACGGTCGAACAACGTGAACCTCTGCAAATCGGCCCCGAAGATGCGGCCGAAGCGCTGGAGAAATTCGGTTTGATCGACGGCGTCGTTGAGGCCGTAATTATTTCCACCTGTAACCGCGTCGAATTCTGTTTTGTCGGTCCCCGTAAAAGAGATCCCTTCGATCTCCTCTGTCAATTCTACCAGGAATACCGGGGAATCGATATCGCACGTCTGGAAGAATGCTTTTACCAGCGTAAAGGGAAACATGTTGCCCGTCACCTCTTTCGGGTGTGCGCCGGGATCGATTCGATGGTCCTCGGTGAGAATCAGATATTCGGACAGGTAAAAGAGGCCTATAGCTCGTCGTGTCGGGTGAAAATGACCGGAAAAATACTCCATCGTGTTTTTCACCAGGCGTTCCGGGTGGGAAAACAGGTTCGCACCGATACCGAAATGGGCCGGGGGGCTTGCTCGGTTAGCTCGGCGGCAATAGAGCTGCTGCGTTCCGGGCTCGATTTATCGACTCGTCCTACCGTGTTGTTCATCGGTGTCAACCGCATGATCAGCCTGGCCGCTTCAAGCTGGCGTAAACTGCATCACAAAAAGCTCGTTTTCGCCAATCGCACGCCCGAGAAAGCGATAGACCTTGCCGCGAAATTCAAGGGCTCCGGTCATGGATTGGATGAACTTCCCGCTCTGCTGCGCGAAGCGGATATCGTCTTTACCAGCACCGGCAGCGAGCAGCCGATTGTAACGCGTAAGATGCTCAACGACTTATTCACGGATATGCCCGACAAGCAGTTGACCGTTATGGATATTGCTATTCCGCGCGATGTCGAAGTGTCCGGGGAGTTCCATCCCGGTTTGAAGCTGCTTGACATGGAAGATGTTCAGGCGTTCGTTGACCAGCGTCAGAGCGAGCGGGCGGCGGCGATTCCCAATGCCGAGGCGATTATCGCCGAGCGGCTCCAGGAGTTCGCCTATTGGTACGATCATATTAAGCACGAATTTACATACGACAGCCTGTCCGAGAAATTCGAGGCGATTAAGGATCAGGAACTGGCTCCCATTTTCAACTTGTTGCCGTCGCAGTATCATCGCGCCGTTCGTGAAGCGGCCGAGCGTATGGCGCATAAAATGGCCCAGGTTAAATATCGAGTCTCGGAGCAGGGTGAAAACGGAAAGAAAGGAAGGTCATGA
- a CDS encoding FAD-dependent oxidoreductase, with amino-acid sequence MNDKSDIVVVGGVACGPKAAAALMRRRLDVTVTLFQKEKLFSYGSCGMPYFASGDVGSFNELMKTAYGVVRDEKWFAATRGFTAVPSAEVIAIDRKAKTVRVKLLEENREIVHGYEYLVLATGATPNKAPFEIPEDDCVRNFTRPDDAIHFRKLAETGQIGSVAIIGGGFIGCELAEAAAGLWGIETTLIEREGQVLPYALDPEMALLAEAEMKRQGVAVHTGAGVERIVKDGEHLTLHVTGLEPVTVDYVFLCVGVHPATDLAVDCGLEIGPSRGIAVNEYMQTSDPCIYAGGDCVESVHILTGQPLFLPMGSLANRHGRVIADHITDGNSRFPGVLGAFLVKVFDVNVGAVGLSEEAAKRAGLNAAAVWGTFGDKPEFYPESSFFTAKMVYCPDNMQLLGIQVAGPGNICRRVDVFSSYLGRKATVADLLEFEHGYAPPYSEALDPLHQLASMAEAQQRGFGFTLPSEATIAEGKPVLLDVRTNTEVETDPLPLNPDLFAGIHKIPLEDLAERIGELDPEREIAVICQRGPRSYQAAVILKKAGFNRLRIVGGGASMLKRQLAG; translated from the coding sequence ATGAACGACAAATCAGACATAGTGGTTGTGGGTGGTGTTGCCTGTGGACCCAAGGCTGCGGCAGCGCTTATGCGTCGGCGTCTCGACGTCACCGTCACCCTTTTTCAAAAGGAAAAGCTCTTTTCCTACGGTTCCTGCGGTATGCCGTATTTTGCCTCCGGCGATGTCGGCAGTTTCAACGAGTTAATGAAAACGGCATACGGCGTTGTTCGCGATGAGAAATGGTTCGCCGCCACTCGTGGTTTCACGGCCGTGCCGTCCGCCGAAGTAATCGCAATCGACCGCAAAGCTAAGACCGTGAGGGTGAAACTTCTCGAAGAAAACCGCGAGATTGTTCACGGCTATGAATATCTGGTGCTGGCCACCGGGGCAACGCCGAATAAAGCCCCGTTCGAAATCCCGGAAGACGACTGTGTGCGCAATTTCACGCGCCCCGATGATGCCATCCATTTCCGCAAACTGGCTGAAACCGGTCAAATCGGAAGCGTCGCTATTATCGGCGGCGGTTTTATCGGTTGCGAGTTAGCCGAGGCGGCCGCCGGGCTCTGGGGGATCGAAACGACCCTGATCGAGCGTGAGGGGCAGGTGTTGCCGTATGCTCTCGATCCGGAAATGGCGTTGTTGGCCGAAGCCGAGATGAAGCGCCAGGGGGTAGCGGTTCACACCGGCGCCGGAGTGGAAAGAATCGTCAAAGACGGAGAACACCTGACCCTGCACGTTACCGGTTTGGAACCGGTCACGGTTGATTACGTTTTCCTGTGTGTCGGTGTGCATCCTGCCACCGATTTGGCCGTTGACTGTGGACTCGAAATCGGTCCCAGTCGCGGTATTGCCGTAAATGAGTATATGCAGACCAGTGATCCATGTATTTACGCCGGCGGCGATTGTGTCGAGTCGGTCCATATTCTCACCGGACAGCCGTTGTTTTTGCCGATGGGTTCGCTGGCCAATCGCCACGGACGAGTTATCGCCGACCATATCACCGACGGCAACAGCCGTTTTCCGGGTGTATTAGGGGCCTTTCTGGTGAAAGTGTTCGACGTCAACGTCGGCGCCGTGGGTCTCAGCGAAGAAGCCGCTAAGCGGGCCGGTCTGAATGCTGCCGCGGTATGGGGAACGTTCGGTGACAAACCTGAATTTTATCCCGAGAGTTCATTCTTCACGGCAAAAATGGTTTATTGTCCCGACAATATGCAACTGCTCGGTATTCAGGTGGCCGGTCCGGGGAATATCTGTCGTCGTGTCGATGTTTTTTCATCATACCTGGGGCGCAAGGCGACCGTGGCCGATTTGCTGGAGTTCGAGCATGGCTATGCACCGCCTTACTCCGAGGCACTCGATCCCCTGCATCAGTTAGCCTCAATGGCTGAAGCGCAGCAACGCGGCTTTGGATTTACACTCCCGTCGGAGGCGACGATAGCCGAGGGCAAGCCGGTTCTTCTTGATGTCCGAACGAACACCGAAGTCGAAACCGACCCCCTGCCGCTCAATCCCGATCTGTTTGCAGGTATTCATAAAATCCCGCTCGAGGATTTGGCCGAACGCATCGGAGAGCTTGACCCGGAGCGGGAAATTGCGGTTATTTGCCAGCGCGGACCGCGATCCTATCAGGCGGCGGTCATTCTGAAAAAGGCGGGCTTTAACCGACTACGAATTGTCGGCGGCGGTGCTTCGATGCTGAAGCGCCAGCTGGCCGGATAA